The Paenibacillus sp. MBLB1832 genome has a window encoding:
- the iolD gene encoding 3D-(3,5/4)-trihydroxycyclohexane-1,2-dione acylhydrolase (decyclizing), translated as MRTIRLTMAQALLRFLDQQYISVDGQETKFVQGVMGIFGHGNVTGIGEVLERSAGDLTYIQGKNEQGMVHAATAFAKQKNRRQIYACTTSIGPGALNMVTAAATATVNRIPVLLLPGDNFASRQPDPVLQQLEVVGDYTLSATDSFKAVSKYWDRIVRPEQLMSAAIQAMRVLTDPAETGAVTLALPQDVQAEAYDYPEAFFEKKIHYVDRRPPAQEAIDRAAALCLQKKRPLLIAGGGVLYADAMQELMDFAASFGIPVAETQAGKSALAWNHPLNVGAIGVTGTLAANKLAKEADLIIGIGTRYSDFTTASKSAFTHSDVQFININISSFDSSKLNGVGITADAKTGLRLLREALASQGYVSSYESDDTAALKAVWDQEVDRLYRIECAEGFAQTHALGIINATIDPSAVVVCAAGSLPGDLHRLWRASEPKTYHMEYGFSCMGYEVSGAFGVALAEPNREVYAIVGDGSYLMLHSELVTSLQEGRKFTILLFDNHGFQCIHNLQRSQGSDGFGNEFRYRDAASNTLSGSYMPIDFTAHARAMGAKAYKANNPEELKAALLLAKKESVTTLIEIPVVPGTNTGGYESWWHVGVPEVSESPKVLAAHENMKKRVQAAKPI; from the coding sequence GTTTCTAGATCAACAATACATCTCCGTCGATGGACAAGAGACGAAATTCGTTCAAGGGGTTATGGGGATTTTCGGACATGGCAATGTAACGGGTATTGGTGAGGTGTTGGAACGAAGTGCAGGTGACCTCACTTACATACAAGGAAAAAATGAACAAGGCATGGTACATGCCGCAACGGCGTTTGCGAAACAGAAGAATCGCAGGCAAATCTATGCGTGCACAACTTCGATCGGGCCTGGCGCATTGAATATGGTTACTGCGGCAGCAACGGCGACAGTCAATCGCATTCCGGTTCTGCTGCTGCCTGGAGATAATTTCGCTTCGAGGCAGCCTGACCCTGTATTGCAACAGCTCGAAGTTGTAGGAGATTACACACTATCTGCGACGGACTCGTTCAAAGCAGTGAGTAAATACTGGGATCGGATTGTTCGTCCCGAGCAATTGATGAGTGCGGCGATCCAGGCGATGCGGGTGCTTACGGATCCTGCCGAGACAGGAGCGGTAACGTTGGCATTGCCACAAGATGTGCAGGCAGAAGCGTACGATTATCCGGAAGCGTTCTTCGAGAAGAAGATCCATTATGTCGATCGTCGTCCGCCCGCTCAAGAAGCGATTGACCGCGCTGCGGCATTATGTCTGCAGAAGAAGCGTCCATTGCTCATCGCTGGCGGTGGTGTACTCTATGCCGATGCCATGCAAGAGCTGATGGATTTTGCAGCATCGTTCGGCATTCCCGTCGCGGAGACGCAGGCAGGGAAAAGCGCCCTAGCTTGGAACCATCCGCTGAACGTTGGCGCGATCGGCGTCACAGGAACACTCGCGGCCAACAAGCTGGCGAAAGAGGCGGATCTGATCATCGGGATCGGCACACGTTATTCTGATTTTACAACAGCGTCCAAATCCGCCTTTACGCATTCAGATGTGCAATTTATCAATATCAACATTAGCAGTTTCGATTCCTCGAAATTGAACGGTGTCGGCATTACCGCTGATGCGAAAACAGGTCTCCGCTTATTGCGAGAAGCATTAGCTTCGCAAGGATATGTTAGCAGCTACGAGTCGGATGACACCGCTGCCCTAAAAGCGGTATGGGATCAAGAGGTTGATCGCTTATATAGGATCGAATGCGCCGAAGGTTTTGCACAAACGCACGCCCTAGGGATTATCAATGCAACCATTGATCCTTCTGCGGTTGTCGTGTGTGCAGCGGGAAGCCTGCCTGGCGATCTGCACCGACTCTGGAGAGCATCCGAGCCTAAGACTTACCATATGGAGTATGGCTTTTCCTGCATGGGATACGAGGTCAGCGGCGCATTCGGGGTCGCGTTAGCTGAACCAAATCGCGAAGTGTATGCGATCGTCGGAGATGGTAGCTACCTAATGCTTCATTCCGAATTGGTGACAAGCTTGCAAGAAGGACGGAAATTCACGATCCTCTTGTTCGATAATCATGGCTTCCAATGCATTCATAATTTGCAGCGCAGTCAGGGTAGTGACGGCTTTGGGAATGAATTCCGCTATCGGGATGCAGCGTCAAATACACTATCAGGCAGCTACATGCCCATTGATTTCACCGCACATGCGCGCGCTATGGGCGCGAAGGCTTACAAAGCGAACAATCCAGAAGAGTTGAAAGCCGCATTACTTTTAGCCAAAAAAGAATCGGTGACGACCTTAATTGAAATTCCAGTCGTACCAGGGACGAATACAGGCGGGTATGAATCTTGGTGGCACGTAGGTGTACCCGAGGTTTCCGAAAGTCCGAAAGTCCTTGCTGCACATGAAAATATGAAGAAACGAGTACAAGCTGCAAAACCCATTTAA
- the iolE gene encoding myo-inosose-2 dehydratase codes for MAELPFKLGIHPINWVGEDVREHGAETTFEQIVDDIQALGLKGTEMGRKFPADVDVLKKELSDRGISLVSQWKSVLFSDPAYRDEELAAYRMHVEFLKAMGSTVISTAEVGGSLHFDPRRTPNEKEVLRLDEAGWQSLAEGLNRAGAIAQEYGLKLSYHHHGGTVVESPEEIDKLMELTDPSLVYLLFDTGHAYYGGADPLSVLRKHYDRIAYIHLKDIRQAVLDEARAEQVDFVTCIRKGVFTVPGDGCLDFAPIFNELLTRGYQGWAMLEGEQDPAAHNPYDYAKQALTYIQSLISQESR; via the coding sequence ATGGCAGAACTACCGTTCAAGCTCGGAATACATCCCATTAATTGGGTGGGGGAAGATGTGAGAGAGCATGGCGCTGAAACAACATTCGAACAAATCGTTGATGATATTCAAGCGTTAGGATTAAAGGGAACGGAGATGGGGCGTAAATTTCCAGCCGATGTGGACGTCCTTAAGAAAGAACTTTCGGATCGTGGCATTAGCCTTGTATCACAGTGGAAATCCGTTCTGTTCTCCGATCCTGCCTACCGGGATGAAGAGCTCGCAGCTTATCGCATGCATGTCGAATTCCTGAAGGCGATGGGAAGCACGGTCATTTCGACGGCGGAAGTGGGAGGTTCGCTCCATTTTGACCCTCGCCGCACACCGAATGAGAAGGAAGTCCTTCGTCTCGACGAGGCAGGTTGGCAGAGTTTGGCTGAAGGGCTAAACCGCGCTGGCGCGATTGCTCAAGAATATGGCTTGAAACTCTCCTACCATCATCACGGCGGAACGGTTGTTGAATCGCCGGAAGAAATCGATAAGCTCATGGAGCTAACCGATCCGTCCTTGGTATATCTGCTGTTCGATACAGGCCATGCCTATTATGGCGGTGCGGATCCGCTCAGCGTACTGCGTAAACATTATGATCGCATTGCTTATATTCACTTGAAAGATATTCGTCAAGCGGTGTTAGATGAAGCGCGCGCCGAGCAAGTGGACTTCGTAACGTGTATCCGCAAAGGTGTATTTACGGTGCCGGGCGATGGCTGCCTCGATTTTGCACCCATATTCAATGAGCTGTTGACACGTGGCTACCAAGGGTGGGCCATGCTGGAAGGCGAGCAAGACCCGGCTGCACATAATCCGTATGACTATGCGAAGCAAGCATTGACTTATATCCAATCTTTGATTTCCCAAGAAAGCAGGTAA
- the iolC gene encoding 5-dehydro-2-deoxygluconokinase encodes MTYVTFPQAKSLDFAAIGRLCIDLNANEINRPMEETMTFTKYVGGSPANITIGMSRLGMKTAFIGKIANDQMGRFIADYLQRNAIDTSNVVTDQTGAVTGLAFTEIKSPSDCSILMYRNNVADLKLTPGEVQESLIAQAKVLLISGTALAQSPSREAVFQALNYAKKHGAVIVFDLDYRPYTWTSPEETAVYYNLAAEKCDIILGTREEFDMMEQFEHNPEKDDQITAAKWFDYSAKIVIIKHGKEGSIAYTPDGIGHRAKSFPAKVVKTFGAGDSYAAGFIYGVMQGWTLEKSMEYGSAAACIVISSHSCSDAMPTAAQVDAYIERCNRGEITAS; translated from the coding sequence ATGACCTATGTGACTTTTCCGCAAGCGAAATCGCTTGATTTTGCAGCTATCGGCCGACTTTGCATCGATTTGAACGCGAATGAGATTAACCGTCCTATGGAAGAAACGATGACGTTCACCAAGTATGTTGGCGGATCTCCTGCGAACATTACAATCGGGATGTCGCGGTTAGGGATGAAGACGGCTTTTATCGGCAAAATCGCCAATGATCAAATGGGCCGTTTCATCGCCGACTATTTGCAGCGTAACGCCATTGATACGAGCAATGTCGTGACCGATCAGACGGGAGCTGTAACAGGGCTTGCTTTTACCGAGATCAAAAGTCCATCAGATTGCAGTATTCTCATGTACCGCAATAACGTAGCTGATTTGAAATTAACACCTGGCGAGGTTCAGGAATCCCTGATTGCACAAGCGAAAGTGTTGCTTATTTCGGGAACGGCGCTTGCTCAGAGCCCATCCCGTGAAGCGGTGTTCCAAGCTTTGAATTATGCGAAGAAGCACGGGGCTGTGATCGTGTTTGATCTGGATTACCGTCCATATACGTGGACATCTCCAGAAGAGACGGCTGTGTATTATAATTTGGCCGCTGAGAAATGCGATATCATTCTCGGTACGCGTGAAGAGTTCGACATGATGGAGCAGTTTGAACATAATCCAGAAAAGGATGACCAAATTACGGCGGCCAAGTGGTTCGATTATTCAGCGAAGATTGTCATTATTAAACATGGCAAAGAAGGTTCAATCGCATATACCCCTGATGGTATCGGTCATCGTGCAAAGAGCTTCCCTGCGAAAGTTGTGAAGACGTTCGGGGCGGGCGATTCTTATGCGGCGGGCTTTATCTATGGTGTTATGCAAGGGTGGACGCTGGAGAAAAGTATGGAATACGGCAGCGCGGCAGCTTGTATCGTGATCTCAAGCCACAGCTGCTCGGATGCGATGCCGACGGCAGCGCAAGTGGATGCTTATATCGAACGTTGCAACCGTGGTGAAATTACGGCCTCATAA
- a CDS encoding CoA-acylating methylmalonate-semialdehyde dehydrogenase, translated as MTQLLKNWIGGEWVASSSTQTEPVYNPATEEILAYIPISTKAEVDQAVRNSQEAFQSWSRTPVPKRARILFKYQQLLVDHWEELARIVTKENGKSYTEAYGEVLRGIECVEFAAGAPSLMMGKQLPDIASNLESGMYRYPIGVIGGITPFNFPMMVPCWMFPLAIACGNTFVLKPSERTPHLANRLAELFHEAGLPAGVLNIVHGAHDVVNGLLEHKEIKAISFVGSQPVAEYIYKTAAAHGKRVQALAGAKNHSIVMPDANLSIAVKEITNAAFGSAGERCMACSVVVAVGDVADTLVSKLLEAADAITIGNGNDDGVFLGPVIRDVHKDRTLKYIDIGEKEGAIMIRDGRKDAAAGEAGYFVGPTIFDHVQCEMKIWEDEIFAPVLSIVRVDTLEDAIELANRSEFANGACLFTQDGSNVRQFRETIEAGMLGINLGVPAPMAFFPFSGWKKSFYGDLHANGTDGVEFYTRKKMVTARW; from the coding sequence ATGACACAACTATTGAAAAACTGGATCGGCGGCGAATGGGTCGCTTCATCCTCTACACAAACGGAACCCGTATATAATCCTGCAACAGAAGAGATTCTTGCATATATTCCTATTTCAACTAAGGCAGAGGTCGATCAAGCGGTTCGTAATTCGCAAGAAGCTTTCCAATCTTGGAGCCGCACACCTGTGCCGAAGAGAGCTCGTATTTTATTTAAATATCAACAGCTCCTCGTTGACCATTGGGAAGAGCTTGCGAGAATCGTCACGAAAGAAAACGGCAAAAGCTACACGGAAGCTTACGGTGAAGTGCTTCGGGGCATCGAGTGCGTTGAATTCGCTGCTGGCGCACCGTCGCTCATGATGGGCAAACAGCTTCCCGATATCGCTTCTAACCTGGAGTCCGGCATGTATCGTTACCCAATCGGGGTAATCGGCGGTATTACGCCATTTAACTTCCCGATGATGGTACCGTGCTGGATGTTCCCGCTGGCGATTGCTTGTGGCAATACGTTCGTATTGAAGCCATCCGAGCGCACGCCGCACTTGGCGAATCGCCTCGCGGAATTGTTCCACGAAGCTGGATTGCCAGCTGGTGTATTGAACATCGTTCATGGCGCGCATGACGTGGTGAATGGGTTGCTTGAACATAAAGAGATCAAAGCGATCTCCTTCGTTGGTTCTCAACCTGTCGCTGAATATATTTACAAAACAGCAGCAGCCCATGGCAAACGCGTGCAAGCGTTGGCTGGCGCGAAAAATCACTCCATCGTGATGCCAGATGCGAATCTGTCCATTGCAGTGAAGGAAATCACGAACGCTGCTTTCGGTTCAGCAGGTGAGCGCTGTATGGCGTGCTCCGTCGTCGTAGCGGTAGGCGATGTTGCGGATACGCTTGTAAGCAAGCTGCTTGAAGCGGCAGATGCCATTACGATTGGCAACGGCAACGATGATGGTGTGTTCTTAGGTCCAGTCATTCGTGACGTGCATAAGGATCGTACGTTGAAATATATCGATATCGGGGAAAAAGAAGGCGCCATTATGATCCGCGATGGTCGTAAAGACGCCGCAGCTGGTGAAGCGGGCTATTTCGTTGGACCGACGATTTTCGATCACGTGCAGTGTGAAATGAAAATTTGGGAAGATGAAATTTTCGCACCTGTCTTGTCCATCGTTCGCGTTGACACATTAGAGGACGCAATTGAGCTGGCGAACCGTTCCGAGTTCGCGAACGGCGCTTGCCTCTTTACACAGGATGGCAGCAACGTGCGTCAGTTCCGCGAAACGATCGAAGCGGGGATGCTAGGCATTAACCTTGGTGTACCAGCCCCGATGGCGTTCTTCCCTTTCTCTGGCTGGAAAAAATCATTCTACGGCGATTTGCACGCCAATGGAACAGATGGCGTGGAATTCTACACGCGTAAGAAAATGGTCACGGCTCGCTGGTAA